In Arachis stenosperma cultivar V10309 chromosome 1, arast.V10309.gnm1.PFL2, whole genome shotgun sequence, one DNA window encodes the following:
- the LOC130933551 gene encoding L10-interacting MYB domain-containing protein-like, with product MSNNESLKTKAAWDMETTKQFIQACLDQVAKQQRNGTTLTKKGWKDALSQFNEKTGKQYDKIQLKNKWDNLKKEWSAWYKLFGKETGLGWDYTKHTVDAPNEWWERKQLENPLYGKFRNKGLPFKDELTILFKDVMADGKFAWAPSSGMLPSGIEEYGDGYRPYFEEGHVDIEEGSGDSEEGIGASVGVNSEFQHINLSSSQENNSQKSTVKRKRDVVCETTKQKKNFKVPASKQIADAISRIASASESRSTIVSTFLVPGASIGEVMAEIQKMEMITSDPDFHSRCCQLMMFKPAREMFVSLKGYEQRLLDWLKHAAYNPLPFMQN from the exons ATGAGTAACAATGAATCTCTAAAGACAAAAGCCGCATGGGACATGGAGACTACTAAACAATTTATCCAAGCATGTTTAGATCAAGTTGCTAAACAGCAACGGAATGGAACCACTCTTACAAAAAAAGGTTGGAAGGATGCTTTGTCTCAATTTAATGAAAAAACTGGAAAACAATATGATaagattcaattaaaaaataagtggGACAATCTTAAGAAGGAATGGTCAGCATGGTACAAGCTTTTTGGCAAAGAAACGGGTTTAGGATGGGATTATACTAAACATACCGTTGATGCACCGAATGAATGGTGGGAGAGAAAACAATTG GAAAATCCCTTATATGGAAAATTCAGAAATAAAGGACTTCCTTTTAAAGATGAGTTAACTATATTATTTAAAGATGTTATGGCCGATGGCAAATTTGCTTGGGCTCCCTCATCTGGGATGTTACCTAGTGGCATAGAAGAGTATGGTGATGGATATCGACCATACTTTGAGGAAGGTCATGTTGATATAGAAGAAGGTTCCGGAGATAGTGAAGAAGGTATAGGTGCTAGTGTGGGAGTTAATTCTGAATTTCAACACATAAATCTTAGCTCATCTCAAGAAAATAATAGTCAAAAGAGTACggtaaaaagaaagagagatgtGGTTTGTGAAACAacaaaacagaagaaaaattttaaagtcCCTGCCTCAAAGCAAATTGCGGATGCAATAAGTAGAATTGCCTCTGCATCTGAATCACGCTCAACTATTGTGTCCACATTTCTAGTACCCGGTGCATCTATTGGGGAAGTAATGGCTGAGATTCAAAAGATGGAAATGATTACTAGTGATCCCGATTTTCATAGTCGTTGTTGTCAACTAATGATGTTTAAGCCTGCTAGAGAAATGTTTGTATCCTTAAAAGGATATGAGCAAAGATTGTTGGATTGGCTCAAACATGCAGCATATAATCCACTACCATTCAtgcaaaattaa
- the LOC130933543 gene encoding uncharacterized protein LOC130933543, whose product MKYLFEEYEKEQHEESKLLSIIEEETDEIENISALIGQYAVNYLCKKPCRTSEQTGYLWVQEILCGHDIRCYEMFRMEKHVFFKFCDELVEQGLKSTRQMGVQEMVAMFLNTVGHGVGNRMIQERFQHSGETVSRHFHEVLVACLRLSIKYIKPSDPKFQNVHSKIKNDQRYWPFFKNAIGAIDGTHIPCVVSPSDQPKFIGRKGYPTQNIMAVCDWDMCFIFALPGWEGTAHDARVFDNAITTPTMNFPHPPPGKYYLVDAGYPTPKGYIGPYKCERYHLADFRRSSGFTNHNEIVCATMAIHNFIRRHSETDTEFNQYEHANILDGEDNSYVGENSDQTLTISSSAEMDRVRDSIRDQIVNHMQ is encoded by the exons ATGAAGTATTTATTTGAAGAGTATGAAAAGGAACAACATGAAGAATCAAAATTACTTTCCATTATAGAAGAAGAAACAGatgaaattgaaaatatttcTGCATTAATTGGTCAATATGCAGTCAATTATCTGTGCAAAAAACCATGCAGAACTAGTGAACAAACAGGTTATTTATGGGTGCAAGAAATTTTATGTGGCCATGACATTCGTTGTTATGAAATGTTTCGGATggaaaaacatgttttttttaaattttgtgatgAACTAGTTGAACAAGGATTAAAATCTACAAGACAAATGGGAGTTCAGGAAATGGTTGCAATGTTCTTAAATACGGTTGGTCATGGAGTGGGTAATAGGATGATACAAGAAAGGTTTCAACATTCTGGAGAGACAGTAAGTAGACATTTTCATGAGGTATTGGTTGCTTGCTTGAGATTATCTATTAAATATATTAAGCCATCGGATCCTAAGTTTCAGAATGTTCatagcaaaataaaaaatgaccAACGATATTggccattttttaaaaatgctATAGGAGCAATTGATGGTACTCATATCCCATGTGTGGTTAGCCCAAGTGATCAACCCAAATTTATTGGAAGAAAAGGATATCCAACACAAAATATAATGGCTGTATGTGATTGGGACATGTGCTTCATTTTTGCTTTACCTGGATGGGAAGGCACTGCGCATGATGCTCGTGTATTTGATAATGCTATTACAACTCCTACCATGAATTTTCCGCACCCTCCTCCAG GTAAATATTATTTGGTAGATGCCGGTTATCCAACACCGAAAGGATATATTGGTCCATATAAATGTGAGCGCTATCATCTTGCAGATTTTAGGCGTTCTTCTGGATTCACAAATCATAATGaa ATAGTGTGTGCAACAATGgctattcataattttattagaaGACATTCTGAAACAGATACTGAGTTTAATCAATATGAACATGCAAACATTCTTGATGGAGAAGATAATAGTTATGTTGGTGAAAACTCAGATCAAACTCTAACCATTAGCTCTTCTGCAGAAATGGACCGTGTTCGAGATTCGATTAGGGATCAAATTGTTAATCACATGCAGTAG